The genomic window GCTTCTCCGTTAAGAACACCAGCAACCGCGGTCTCTTCAAGGCCATCGTGAGTGTCATGACGCTCTCATACGCTGTAACCTTCCTCGGTCTCTTTATCGTCTGGAAGGCCATAAGTGCCAACGACTACACCCTCGCGCTCCTTGGAATAGCGATAACAGGAATCGTGCAGGGAACTGGACCAGCGTTTTGGACCACTGCTCCAGCGGCCTATCCGAAGGAAATCTACCCGGAGGCCAGCTTTGCCCTCGGTCTGATCTCGAACTCAGCGAACGCGGTGGCTCCAAACGTCATGTTCGTCCTCGTCCACAGCGTTACAACGGGAATGATAATCTACCTCGGCATGGCCCTGCTTGGGATAGTGCTCCTCCTCGTCTCGAGCAGGATGAAGCTTCCGGTTGAGGAGCTTTCCTAACCCCTCTTTTTTATCACGTGGATGTCCCTGACTAGGCGGTGCCTTTCTTCGTAGTCGAGGTATCTCCCCAGGACCTCAAAGCCGAGCTTTCCAAGCCATCTCCGCTCCTTCCGGTAGATGCTTCCGTCCCTCAGCCTGTAAGCCGGGAACACAAAAACGACCCTTCCGTTCCTCTTCAACACGTCGGCAAAGCTCTCGAAGACCGAATAGTAAAAACGGTCGAGCTCGTTGGCCATCTTTATGGCCTCTCCTCGACCAGGATTCCTCTTTAGGGGCTTTCCGAGGTAGGGTTCCGTAACTATCGCGTCAAAGCGCTCGCGGAAGCATCTTTTGAGCTTCCTGGCGTCGCAGACCTCTATTCTGGCAGAGTTCTTGACTCTAAACTCCCTCCTCAGCCACTCGATGTTCCTCCTCGCCTCCCTCACCCTCTCCGGGTCGCGGTCGCTCCCGTAAGCGGACAATCCCTGGAGGACGAACTCCTGGAGGACTGTTCCAATCCCGCAGAAGGGGTCGAGGAATTTCCCTTTCTTGACTTCGGTGAGGTTCACCATTACCCTGGCGAGCCTCGGCGGGATGGAAAGGATTGGCCTCTGGACGGGTCTCTCAACGTCGAGCTTCTTCAGCTCGAAGGGGTTGGTAACCCTAATCGTTTCCCCGACGAGAAAGCTCCCGTCGACCCTGAAGAGGAACACCACGTCCTTAACTTCCGGAAAGTCCTTCAGGATTAACTCGGCCGGCATGGAATAGACCCTGGCCGGCTTGAAGAACTTCGCCGGTCCTGTTTCTTTGAAGTGCCTCTTTACCTCGCTCCCAAGCTTCCTCCAGAGCTTCCAGTCGTCTCTTCCGTACAGGCTTACCGTGAAGAGTCTGGCGTATTCGAGGTCTCTGATGGCTTCCTCTCCTTCTCCAACGATTCTGAGTAACTTGAGCGAACCTCCGAGC from Thermococcus sp. includes these protein-coding regions:
- a CDS encoding TRM11 family methyltransferase, encoding MYGVILGKNPELGKAEFFSFSRRFGLRVKPLEESNKWIVFESKPSVERHFRWLGGSLKLLRIVGEGEEAIRDLEYARLFTVSLYGRDDWKLWRKLGSEVKRHFKETGPAKFFKPARVYSMPAELILKDFPEVKDVVFLFRVDGSFLVGETIRVTNPFELKKLDVERPVQRPILSIPPRLARVMVNLTEVKKGKFLDPFCGIGTVLQEFVLQGLSAYGSDRDPERVREARRNIEWLRREFRVKNSARIEVCDARKLKRCFRERFDAIVTEPYLGKPLKRNPGRGEAIKMANELDRFYYSVFESFADVLKRNGRVVFVFPAYRLRDGSIYRKERRWLGKLGFEVLGRYLDYEERHRLVRDIHVIKKRG